In Sphingomonas sp. LT1P40, the DNA window CCGCTGCCTCGGCCCGCGCCGCCGCTTCCTCGTTGATGACACCCAGCTGCATCCAAACCGCCTTGGCACCCACCGCAATCGCCTCGTCCACTGCCTCGCCAGCCGCCAGCGGACGGCGGAAAATATCCACGATGTCGATTGGGTCGCCAATCTGGCTCAACTCGCGGAACACGAACTCGCCATGAATATGCTCGCCGGTAATCTGCGGATTGACCGGGATCACCCGATAGCCATGCCCCTGAAGCATTTCCATCACCCGGTTGCTCGGCCGGTCGGGACGATCGCTCGCCCCCACCATCGCAATCGTCCGCGCGCCTTCCAGCAGCGCCTTGATGTCTTCGTCGTGGGTCAGCGGCATGTCACTCTCCGTTGGCAGTGATCCAGGCGTCAACCCGGTCGGCTATGGAGGCAAACGCCGCGCCCTCCGCCCCGTTCCCGGCGGCGGGCGGCGTGCCCGCGTCCGACGCGGTGCGGATCGCAATGTCGAGCGGGATGCGCCCCAGGAAGGGAATACCCAGCGCCGCCGCCGCCGCCTCCGCCCCGCCATTTCCGAACGGGTCCGACCCCTCGCCGCAATGCGGGCAGATATAGCCCGCCATATTCTCCACCAGTCCGATCACCGGAATCCCCGCCTTGGCGAACAGGTCGATCGCTCGGGTCGCATCGATCAGCGCCAGATCCTGTGGCGTCGAGACGATCACCGCGCCGGTCGGGCGATGCTTCTGGATCATCGTCAGCTGCACGTCGCCAGTGCCGGGCGGCAAATCGAGCACCAGCAGCTCAGCCGCGCCCCAATGCGCATCGACCAGCTGAGTCAGCGCGCCCGCCACCATCGGCCCGCGCCACGCCACCGCCTGTCCGTCGGCGACCAGCCCGCCCATCGACAGCAGCGGCACGCCATGCGGGGTGCTCAACGGCACCAGCTTCTTGTCATGCGCCGTCGGCTTCTGCCCCGCCACGCCCATCAACGTGGGCTGCGACGGGCCATAGATATCGGCATCGACCAGCCCGACCTTGCGCCCTGCCCGCGCCAGCGCGATCGCCAGGTTGGCGGAAACCGTCGACTTGCCCACCCCGCCCTTGCCGCTCGCCACCGCGATCAGCTTGCGGTTCACCCGCTGGCTGGTCCGCGCGATTCGCACTTCGTCGATCTCCGGCAACGCCGCCGCGCGGATATCCGCCTCCAGCGCGTCCTGCGCACCCTCCGGCAAGCCGGTGACGTCCAGGATGATGCTCGCTCGCGCACCATCCACCCGCACCGTGGCGCGTCCGGCGGCGATGGGGGCAAGAACGGCTTCGATCGTGGTGCGGTCAGTCATGATGGCGCAGATAGGGTGGTTATATCTGAAACAAAAGCTGCACCGGCCCGCTCCCCACCCGGCCACCCATTCGATGATACGCTGTGGCGGCCGGGTGGGGGAGCGGGCCGGTGCGGTTCAAATATCAAACAAGCGCACTGCCACTGTAATTCCTCCGATCCATCCCTATAAAGAACCTATGGCGAGACTGACTGGTTGGATCGCACGCGCTGGCGTGCTGTGGAATGAGAACAAGGGTCCTCAAGGACCGTGGGGCGGCGGCGGAAGCGGCGGCAACGGCAATGACGGAGGCAAGGGTGGCGATGGCGGCCCGCGCAATCCCTGGTCATTTCCGCCAGAGGGCAAGCGCGGCGGCAAGAGCAGCGTCACCAGCCTCGACGAATTCATCAAGCGCGCGCGCGGCGGCGGCGGCGGCGGGGGCGGACGCGGTGGCTTTCCTGGCGGCATGCCTGGCCGGGGCGTCTGGTTTCTCGGCATCGGCCTGATCGTCCTGCTGTGGATCGCGTTCACCAGCTTTCACGTGATCGCCCCCGAACAGCGCGGCGTGGTTGCGCTTTTCGGCAAATATTCGCGCACGCTCGATCCGGGCATCGGCATGACGCTCCCAGCACCGCTCCAGAGCGTCAAGAAAATCGACGTTCAGGCGATCCGGACTGAGGATTTCCCTGCGGCAGCGGGTGAGAACCTGATGATTACGCAGGATCAAAATATCGTCGACCTCGCTTATTCGGTACGCTGGGACATCGCCAATCCCCAGGATTTCGCGTTCCAGATTGCGAACCCGGAACAGACCGTGCGCGCCACGGCGGAAAGCGCGATGCGCGCCGCCGTCGCTGGCGTGACGCTCAATCAGGCGATCGGCCCCGGCCGCACGATCATCGAAGCGCGGGTGCAACAGGCGACGCAGGCGATCCTCGACGAATATAACTCCGGCATCCGCATTCAGGGCGTCGCCATTCGCGGCGCCACCGCCCCCGGGGCGGTCGACGAAGCGTTCAAACAGGTCACCGCGTCGCAACAGGCTGCACAGGGCGCACGCAATCAGGCACAGGCCTATGCGCAACAGGTCATCGCCATTGCGCAGGGTGAAACCGCCGAGTTCGACAAGATCTACGAGCAATATCGCCTTGCGCCCGAAGTGACGCGTCGTCGTCTCTATTACGAAACCATGGAGGCCGTTCTGGGCCGCTCGAACAAGACGATCGTCGAAGTCCCCGGCACCACGCCGTATTTGCCGTTGCCGGAGGCACGCGCGCGTCCCGCTCCGACGGAGACGACGCCTGCACCCCAGGTTCAACAGGGAGCCGGTCGATGAACGCCGTGATCCAGCGTCCCGTCATTTTCGGCGGCCTCGCGCTCGTTATCCTGTTCCTGCTGCTCAACACGCTGGCGATCGTGCCGGAGACAAAGCAGGCGGTGATCCTTCAGCTCGAACAGCCGGTAAAGACGATCAATCAGTGGCAGCGCGGCGAGCAGTTCGGCGTCACCACCGGCGCGGGCATCATTGCCAAGGTGCCGTTCATTCAGCGCATCGTGTTCGTGGACAAGCGTGTGCTTGACATCGATCTGGAGAACCAGCCGGTCCTCTCGACCGATCAGTTGCGGCTGGAAGTCGATGCCTTTGCCCGTTTCCGCGTCGTCGATCCGCTCAAGATGGTGGTAACTGCCGGTACCGAAACCCGCGTCGCCGATCAGCTGCGCCCGTTGTTCGGATCGGCCCTTCGCGCCGAACTCGGCAAGCGCCCGTTCGCGGCCCTGCTCAGCCCCGAACGCGAGGGCGTGATGGAGGCGATCCAGCAGGGGCTTCAGCGCACTGCCAGCCAATATGGTGTCCAGATCGTCGATGTTCGGATCAAGCATGCCGACCTGCCCGACGGCAGCCCGCTCGATTCCGCACTCGCGCGGATGCGCACGGCACGCGAGCAGGAAGCGACCACGATCCGCGCACAAGGTCAGCGCGACGCGCAGATCATCCGCGCCGAAGCCGATGCCCGCGCTGCGCAGATCTACGCAGTCAGCTTCGGCAAGGACCCACAATTCTACGACTTCTGGCGCGCGATGCGGTCCTATCGTCAGACCTTCATCGGCGATGGACAGACCCCGAAGGGTGAAACCTCGATCATCCTGTCGCCCGAGAACGACTATCTGCGCGAGTTCAGGGGCAAGAGCCGTTGATCCTTCAGACGTCAGGAAACAACCGGACCCGAATGTCTTTCGGTTCGTTCATATTCAATCGCCGTTCAGCTATCCTAGGCGAGTAACACACAGATGAGCGATATTTTGCCAATCAAAGGAACGTCACCCGTGCGCTACGCTTACGCGATCACCTCCGCACTCCTGGTCGGCGGCGCAAGCGCGGCGCTGGTCCTTCAGACTCCCGCCGGCGCGCAGACCGCGCAGAACGAACCCGGCGCCATTCAGGTCGCCGCCCCCCGCGCCGGCGCGCCGATGAGCTTCGCCGACATGGTCGCAAAGCTCCAGCCAGCGGTGGTCAACATCTCGACCACCCAGCGCGTGCAGGTGCAGAACAACCCGTTCGCGGGCACGCCGCTCGGCGAGCTGTTCGGCCAGCAACAGGGTCAGGGCGGCGCACGCCCGGTCACGCGTCAGGCGACCTCGCTTGGCTCGGGCTTCGTCATCTCTGCGGACGGCTACATCGTCACCAACAATCACGTAATCTCCGCCGGCCAGCGTGGCGCGGTGGTCGAGACGATCAAGGTGAGCCTGTCCGATCGGCGCGAATTTACCGCCAAGCTGATCGGCCGGGATGTCGCATCCGATCTTGCCGTGCTCAAGATCGAGGGCGCAAACCTGCCCTTCGTCAAATTCGGCGATTCGAATACGTCGCGCGTGGGCGACTGGGTGGTTGCGATCGGCAATCCCTATGGCCTTGGCGGGTCGGTGACGGCGGGGATCATCTCCGCGCTCAACCGCGTGACCGGTCAGGGCGGCCCGCTCGATCGCTTTATCCAGACCGATGCCTCGATCAACAGCGGCAACTCGGGCGGACCATTGTTCGATCTGAACGGCAATGTCATCGGCAT includes these proteins:
- a CDS encoding CoA-binding protein produces the protein MPLTHDEDIKALLEGARTIAMVGASDRPDRPSNRVMEMLQGHGYRVIPVNPQITGEHIHGEFVFRELSQIGDPIDIVDIFRRPLAAGEAVDEAIAVGAKAVWMQLGVINEEAAARAEAAGLQVVMDRCPAIDIPRLGVAKIVQGGQ
- a CDS encoding Mrp/NBP35 family ATP-binding protein encodes the protein MTDRTTIEAVLAPIAAGRATVRVDGARASIILDVTGLPEGAQDALEADIRAAALPEIDEVRIARTSQRVNRKLIAVASGKGGVGKSTVSANLAIALARAGRKVGLVDADIYGPSQPTLMGVAGQKPTAHDKKLVPLSTPHGVPLLSMGGLVADGQAVAWRGPMVAGALTQLVDAHWGAAELLVLDLPPGTGDVQLTMIQKHRPTGAVIVSTPQDLALIDATRAIDLFAKAGIPVIGLVENMAGYICPHCGEGSDPFGNGGAEAAAAALGIPFLGRIPLDIAIRTASDAGTPPAAGNGAEGAAFASIADRVDAWITANGE
- the hflK gene encoding protease modulator HflK is translated as MARLTGWIARAGVLWNENKGPQGPWGGGGSGGNGNDGGKGGDGGPRNPWSFPPEGKRGGKSSVTSLDEFIKRARGGGGGGGGRGGFPGGMPGRGVWFLGIGLIVLLWIAFTSFHVIAPEQRGVVALFGKYSRTLDPGIGMTLPAPLQSVKKIDVQAIRTEDFPAAAGENLMITQDQNIVDLAYSVRWDIANPQDFAFQIANPEQTVRATAESAMRAAVAGVTLNQAIGPGRTIIEARVQQATQAILDEYNSGIRIQGVAIRGATAPGAVDEAFKQVTASQQAAQGARNQAQAYAQQVIAIAQGETAEFDKIYEQYRLAPEVTRRRLYYETMEAVLGRSNKTIVEVPGTTPYLPLPEARARPAPTETTPAPQVQQGAGR
- the hflC gene encoding protease modulator HflC codes for the protein MNAVIQRPVIFGGLALVILFLLLNTLAIVPETKQAVILQLEQPVKTINQWQRGEQFGVTTGAGIIAKVPFIQRIVFVDKRVLDIDLENQPVLSTDQLRLEVDAFARFRVVDPLKMVVTAGTETRVADQLRPLFGSALRAELGKRPFAALLSPEREGVMEAIQQGLQRTASQYGVQIVDVRIKHADLPDGSPLDSALARMRTAREQEATTIRAQGQRDAQIIRAEADARAAQIYAVSFGKDPQFYDFWRAMRSYRQTFIGDGQTPKGETSIILSPENDYLREFRGKSR